In Acidaminococcales bacterium, the genomic window CGACGGCATTGCCAAGGCCGTAGCGGACGCGGGCATTTTAGGGATCCCTTTCCCGGAAGAATATGGCGGCATCGATGCCGGTTATATCGCCCAAGCCCTCGCCTTCGAAGAAATCGCCAAAGTATCGCCAAGCGTCTCCTTGTCGCTTTTGGTCAGCGTTACCTGTCTGGAGGCCGTAAGGCATTACGGCAGCGCCGAGCAAAAAGAAAAATACTTAAAAGCCGGCATTGAAGGGGAGTTCCGCGCATCGCTGGCATTTACGGAAGCCGGCACGGGTTCCGACCCGAAACAGATTCTCACCACTTACCGAAAGGAGGGCAGCGGGTTCGTAATAAACGGCGCAAAACGATTCATCACCAATGCCGCCTACAAAGGCCCCATTCTGCTTTTCGCCAAAAACGAACAAACCCTGCTGGTGTCCGCCTTCATGTTTGAAAAATTCACCGAAGGCTATTCGCTGTCAACGCCGTGGGACACGGTTGGCTGCCGGGGAAGCGCGATTTACGACATATTTTTGGACGACGTGCGCATACCCGCATCCGCCTTGCTGGGCAAAGAAGCCGATGGGCACAAAATACTGCTGAGCAGCGTCGCCCATAGCAAAGTAGCCCTTTGCGCGACCTTCGTCGGCATTATGGCGGCAGGTTATGAGGCGGCGGTAAAATACGCCAAGGAAAAAACGCATCGCGGCGCCCCTATCGCCAAATTTCAATCCATACAATTAAAAATCGCCACCATCGCGGCCATGGTGGAAAGCGCCCGGCTGATGACCTACAAACTCGCCGAAGAATCCGAAAACAGATCAAACATTGCCCGGATGAAGGCGTGGGTGGGGCTGGCAAAAGCTTATGTGTCGGACATCGCGGTTGAATGTAACTCCATGGTCATGAAAGTGCTCGGCCCTTACGGCGTTACGGAAGAATTTTTAGTGGAAAAGTATATGCGGGACGCTTTGATCGCCCCCAATATCGAAGGCGTGTCGGACATGCAGCGGGTAATCGCTGCGGGCTACATCCTCAATTCCGATGATTTGTTGATTTGATCTGCCTTCGCTTGTTGCAATTGCCCTTGTAATTATTGTGAGAAGGAGATGATACCCATGCCTATAATCAAACGCAAAGACGGCGAAGAGGCTCCGTATATCCCTTGCGGCCCTTTCAAACTGCGTTTGCCCTTCCTGCATTTCAACCTCATGCCGGCCATCATTTTGCAAGGTTTGTTCATAGTGGCTTTGAACGTGGCTTCCATCCCGTTCATGCAGCAGTGCATCCCCGGGCTGGAATACGAAGAATACGTTGCCATGATGCTGACCTTCGACATCATGATCACCTTGGAAGTCATGTTCGGCAATCCCACCTATTCGGGCTACATCACGCCGGGCATACCATTGGTCATCGCCTTCGTAACCAGCTATCCGACGACGGACGAGCGCATTTACGCCATCACGGCGCTGGCCGTGGAGCTGACCGTAGTGTTTGCCTTTCTGGGCGCCACCGGCCTGGCGAACAAAATCATGGCGAAAATTCCCGACTGGTTTAAAGGCGGCGTCATGTACGGCGCTTGTTTCTCGGCGCTGACCACCGTGTTTTCCCCGACGGGGAGACTGGCGGGGCAGTGGTATTGCGGCGCGGCCGCCTGCCTCGTCTTGCTGTTCGTAACCTATTCCGTCCATATCGCCAAGAAAAAGCAGCAGAGCAAAACCATCTCCACCATTTGCGCGCAAGGCGTCGTCATTGGCTGTGTCGTGGGCATCGTGATCGGCCACTTTACCGGCGAGCTGAAAGTGGCGGAAATTGAATGGGGGATCAATTCCCTGGTTCCGCTGATCAGCGCCATGGAGAAAGCGTCCATCTTTACTCACGGCGTACCGCCCCTCGAATTTTGGATCGCCGCCATACCGACATTGTGCGTGGAATACATCATCGCGTTCGGCGACTTCATACTGGCCGACTCTGTCTTTAACGAATGCAACAAAGTCCGCACCGACGAGAAAATTGAGTACAGCCCCAACCGTTCCAGCATTATCTGCGGCATCCGCAATGCTTTGATGGCCTTCACCGTCCCTTCGCCGACCATGGCCGGCCCCATCTGGGCGGGCGGCTGCATAACCATCGGCGAGCTTTACAAAGAAGGCCGGTCGCGGATGGACGGCATCTACGACGGCATGTTCAGCCTGATTATCGGCCCCACGATATTTAACTTCCTGCGGCCGTGCACCTCTTTCTTCAGGCCCATTGGCTCCCTGGGCGCCGCCTTGCTTTTGGCCGTGCAGGGTTTCGCGACCGGGATCATCGCCAACGGCTATGTGAAGGGGAAAATTGAAACCGGCATCGCCATCAGCATGGGCATGGCGATGAATCTGCAATCCACCGCCGTCGGCTTGTTCGTAGGCATCCTTATGTACCTGATTTTGGGCGCGGAAGAAGACGAACGCCGGCGGGAGGCAAAATTGGCGTTTGCCAGCGGCGCGCAAGACAGAAATATCGAATAGGCCCTTAGGCCACCGGCGGCAAAGCCCCGGACAAACGGGCAGCGCCCAGGCGGCAAGGCAAAGCAATTATCCCATTAATTAAGGAGGCTTTAATTATGAGCTACGAAACGATCAAGTCCGAAGTCGCCGACAAAGTCGCGACCATTACCTTGAACCGGCCCAACAACATGAACTCCTTCAACCCCCTGATGTGCGACGAACTGCTGGACGCTTTCAACAAGGCGGACGAAAACGACAATGTCCGGGTGGTAATCGTTACCGGCGCGGGCAAAGCGTTTTGCGCCGGCAGCGATTTGAGCGGCGACCCGTTTGACTATTCCAAGACGAACATCTTCGCGCACCGGGACACCGGCGGACAGGTTTCCCTCCGAATATACGACATGAAAAAACCGGTCATCGGCGCGATTAACGGCGCCGCGGTCGGCGTGGGCATAACCATGACCCTGCCCATGGACATCCGCGTCATATCGGAAAAAGCAAAAATAGGGTTTGTTTTCGCCAGCCGGGGCATTATCAACGAAGGCTGCAGCGGCTGGTTTTTGCCAAGGCTGGTCGGCGCGGGCAAAGCGGTGGAATGGGTGGCGACCGGGCGCATCATCAGCGGCGCCGAAGTGCTCGATTCCGGCCTGGCCACCTATATGGTGCCGCCCGAAGAAGTATACGCGAAAGCGCTGGTCATAGCGCACGAAATCGTCAACAACACGGCGCCCGTGTCGGTGGCCATGGCCAGACAGTTGATGTGGAAAATGCTGGGCGAGTCGCATCCCATGGCATCGCACAAACTTGAGTCCATGACCCTGCAATGGATAGGGACTTCCCCGGATGCCCTTGAAGGCGTAAAATCCTTCCTTGAGAAGCGCCCCCCGAATTACTCCATGAAACCGTCGAAAGAAATGCCGCCTTATTATCCGTGGTGGGACGCGAAAGGATTTCCCAAAATGCTTTGATCTGGCCAAGGCTTCATTCAGCGCGCGTCAAATCTCCCGCTGAATAATTTCGCGCCGCGCCCCGCCGCCCTTGAGACGTCCGCTTCCCGGATACGGGCGGCGGCCTTAGGGGCGGCCCGGCCCGGCAATAAAACACGTTAAGGATGAATAATGCCATGAACATATTGGTCTGCGTAAAGCAAGTGCCTGACACGACGGAAATCAAAATTGATCCGGCAACAAATACGCTCATTCGGGCAGGCGTGCCCAGCATCGTGAACACTTTTGACGGTTTTGCCCTAGAAATGGCGGCAAGGTTGGCGCAAGCGAGCGGCGGCCGGGTAGCCGTCGTCAGCATGGGGCCGGAACAAGCCAAAGAAGCGCTTAGAAGCTGTTTGGCCTTGGGCGCGCAAAAAGCCTATTTAGTTAGCGACGGAAAATTTGGCGGCTCGGATACATTGGCCACCAGCTATATTTTGTCCGGGGCTGTTTCGGAAATGGAAAAAAGGGAAGGCGCGTTTGATCTTATTTTTTGCGGCAAACAGGCGATAGACGGCGATACCGCCCAAGTAGGGCCGGAATTGGCCGAATGGCTTGACTTGCCGCAAATCACTTGCGCCTTGGACGTGATTTTGTCTGACGGCAAGGTTCAGGTCAAAAGAGAGTCCGACGAAGGCTATGAAGTAGTCGAAACTTCCTGCCCGGCCGTTATAACGGTTACAAAACCGTCTTTTGGGCCAAGGATCGCTTCCATTAAAGATAAAATAAAAGCCAAACAATCCGAAATCGTTAAACTGACGCTTAACGAAATAAAACTGGATCAAAACCGGATCGGCCTGAAAGGTTCGCCCACCAAAGTAAAAAAGACTTTCACCCCGTCAACGCAAAAGCATTGCGTCAAAATAGAAGAACAAACCGCCGCGGCGTCCGCCGCCAAATTAATGAAGCTTTTGTCGGACGCGGCAGTATTGTAAGAAGGGCTGAGCATTATGGCAATTACAGATTACAAGGACCTGTGGGTATTCATTGAAGCAAAAGACGGCAAAATTAAGCCGGTCAGCCTGGAATTGTTAAATCCCGGCCGAAAGCTGGCCGATTCTATGGGCGAGATGCTATGCGCCGTCGTGATTGCCGACAATTGCGCTGAAATATGCCAAATAGTGGAAAATTACGGCGTGGATAAAATTTACACGGCAGAAAACCGGGCGTACGCAGATTATCATACCGAGCCTTATACAAACGCCCTTTATAAGTTAGTTGAAAAATACAAGCCGTCGGCGATTTTGATCGGCGCGACCAACAACGGACGGGACATGGGGCCGCGCTTGGCTTGCCGCTTGAAAACCGGCCTGACGGCGGATTGCACCGGGCTTGCCATTGACGATATTGCCGGGCATGTGGCGTGGACCCGCCCGGCTTTTGGCGGCAACCTGATGGCTACCATCATGTGCCCCGACACTAGGCCGCAAATCGGCACCGTGCGCCCGGGCGTTTTCAAAAAAGCGGCGGCCGGCGGCAAAAAAGCGGCGGAAATTATTCGCTTTGCCGAAAAAATTGACACAACCGCGCGCACGAAAAAAATCCTGAACGTCAAAGAAGCCGGCCGGGATTTGGCGAATATCGAGGAAGCCGAAATCATCGTCTCCGGCGGCCGGGGCCTCGGCAAAGCGGAAAACTTTTCCTATATACGCGAATTGGCCGATGTTTTAGGCGGCGCGGTCGGCGCGTCCAGGGCGGCGGTTGACGCGGGCTGGATACCGCATGTCCATCAAGTCGGGCAAACCGGCAAGACAGTAGGCCCGAAACTTTACATAGCGTGCGGCATTTCCGGCGCCATACAGCATTTGGCCGGCATCTCCGGCGCCGACAGGGTCATTGCCATCAACAAAGACCCGCAAGCGCCTATATTTTCTTGCGCCGACTACGGCATCGTCGGCAATCTGTTTGACGTCATTCCGGCGCTGGTCGCCGAATAC contains:
- a CDS encoding acyl-CoA dehydrogenase family protein, yielding MEFKLTDIQEMVQETAREVAQKVIWGQVAQIEKERHISDGIAKAVADAGILGIPFPEEYGGIDAGYIAQALAFEEIAKVSPSVSLSLLVSVTCLEAVRHYGSAEQKEKYLKAGIEGEFRASLAFTEAGTGSDPKQILTTYRKEGSGFVINGAKRFITNAAYKGPILLFAKNEQTLLVSAFMFEKFTEGYSLSTPWDTVGCRGSAIYDIFLDDVRIPASALLGKEADGHKILLSSVAHSKVALCATFVGIMAAGYEAAVKYAKEKTHRGAPIAKFQSIQLKIATIAAMVESARLMTYKLAEESENRSNIARMKAWVGLAKAYVSDIAVECNSMVMKVLGPYGVTEEFLVEKYMRDALIAPNIEGVSDMQRVIAAGYILNSDDLLI
- a CDS encoding crotonase/enoyl-CoA hydratase family protein, translating into MSYETIKSEVADKVATITLNRPNNMNSFNPLMCDELLDAFNKADENDNVRVVIVTGAGKAFCAGSDLSGDPFDYSKTNIFAHRDTGGQVSLRIYDMKKPVIGAINGAAVGVGITMTLPMDIRVISEKAKIGFVFASRGIINEGCSGWFLPRLVGAGKAVEWVATGRIISGAEVLDSGLATYMVPPEEVYAKALVIAHEIVNNTAPVSVAMARQLMWKMLGESHPMASHKLESMTLQWIGTSPDALEGVKSFLEKRPPNYSMKPSKEMPPYYPWWDAKGFPKML
- a CDS encoding electron transfer flavoprotein subunit beta/FixA family protein, with translation MNILVCVKQVPDTTEIKIDPATNTLIRAGVPSIVNTFDGFALEMAARLAQASGGRVAVVSMGPEQAKEALRSCLALGAQKAYLVSDGKFGGSDTLATSYILSGAVSEMEKREGAFDLIFCGKQAIDGDTAQVGPELAEWLDLPQITCALDVILSDGKVQVKRESDEGYEVVETSCPAVITVTKPSFGPRIASIKDKIKAKQSEIVKLTLNEIKLDQNRIGLKGSPTKVKKTFTPSTQKHCVKIEEQTAAASAAKLMKLLSDAAVL
- a CDS encoding electron transfer flavoprotein subunit alpha/FixB family protein, giving the protein MAITDYKDLWVFIEAKDGKIKPVSLELLNPGRKLADSMGEMLCAVVIADNCAEICQIVENYGVDKIYTAENRAYADYHTEPYTNALYKLVEKYKPSAILIGATNNGRDMGPRLACRLKTGLTADCTGLAIDDIAGHVAWTRPAFGGNLMATIMCPDTRPQIGTVRPGVFKKAAAGGKKAAEIIRFAEKIDTTARTKKILNVKEAGRDLANIEEAEIIVSGGRGLGKAENFSYIRELADVLGGAVGASRAAVDAGWIPHVHQVGQTGKTVGPKLYIACGISGAIQHLAGISGADRVIAINKDPQAPIFSCADYGIVGNLFDVIPALVAEYKKAKQAKQ